The nucleotide window AACTTGGCAGTAGCTCAGGCATGAAACATACAGtggaaaaaagggaaaaatggaACTAAGGGAAAAGGAGTTGTATGCATTAAAACTCCATCAAGTACTAAAGTCATTAAAGATGTTCTTTTAGTtcttgaaattaattataatctatTAAGTATGGGACAAATGTTGGAAAACAGCTATACTTTGCACTTTGAAAACAAGTcttgcattattttttatctattaggCTGTGAATTAATTACTATTGACATGAAAGACAAGAATTTTGTCATAGACCTAAAACAAACTTGTGTTCATGCATATCAACATGTTGAACTAAGCTCTCATctgtggcataaaagacttaGTCACTTTAATTATTCAACAATGAAGCGAATGCATACTAAAAGTTCAGTGATGAATTTGCTTGCTATAAGTGATCATGATATAGTGTGCAAGGTGTGTTaactaagaaaaaaaactaaactttcatTTCCTATCAACAAATCAATAGCAAGTGATAAACTTCAGTTGGTTCACACTAATTTGTGTGGCCCCATAAGTGTCTCATTCTTGAATGGAAGCATATTCTTCTTGCTCTTCATAGATGACCACTTTCTTAAGCAAAAGTCAGAAGTATTAgacatttttagaaaatttaaaactaaagcAGATAAGCAATTAAGGTGTAAGCTCAAAGTGATCAGATCAGATAATGGATCTAAATACATTTTAAAGGAGTTTATTGCATTCTACAATGTTAAAGAGATTGTACACCAGTTGACCACACCTTATACTCTATAGCAAAATAGAGTTAGCGAAAGGAAAAATAGGTCTATAATGGAGATGTCCAGGTGtttattgtttgaaaaaaattagcttAAAGTTTTTTGGACTAAGGCAACCAATACAACAGTATATTTGCTTAATTTGCTGCCTACCAAAGCCTTAAATTACGAGACTCCCTATGAAGCTTGGCATGGTCTTAAGCCTTCAGTAGATCATTTGAAAGTGTTTGGGAGCTTGTGTTATATCTATGAGTCTAATGAGAGAAAAACTAAATGGATGAGAGGTCAGAATGTGGAATATTTGTAAGTTATAACAGTGTATCAAAGGggtataaaatttataaccCTAAGAccaaaaagataattattagtAGAAATGTCAAAGTTGATGAACAAAGAACTTGGAATTGAGAGGAAAATAAAGAAGGCAACCTTGGTTCAAATCTTGATCTCAGAATCAATGTTTTGCTAGAAAATTATTCTTATTCTAGTGATGATGAGGTTGTCCCTACAACCAAAATTAGATCACTTGAAGACATCTATAATATATGTAATGTTGCTCATGTTGAATCGAAGTCCTAGAGGAAGCTGCAAATTATAAAGAGTGGAACAAAGCCATGAAGAATGAAGttgatatgattaataaaaattacacatGGAGCTTGGTTGAAAGACTTGAAGATAAGAAGATTATAGGTGTCAAGTGGATCTACAAAACCAAATTCAACCCTGATGGTTTAGTGAATAAACTCAAAGCTAGACTAGTTGTTAAAGGTTACTTGCAGCAACATGGGATAGACTTTATAGATACATTCACTCCAGTAACTAGATATGATACAATCAGATTTCTATTAGCTTTGGTTGCAAAGTCAAGCTGGAAGGTGTACCATCTTGATATCAAGTTTGCTTTTCTAAGTGGCATACTAAAAGAAGACATTTATGTAGAACGACCTGAAGGCTTCAAGGtagcagaagaagaagagaaagtgtATAAACTTCATAAGGCTCTGTATGGCTTAAAACAAACATCAAAAGCCTGGTACAGTAGGATTCATTCTTACCTACTAAATCAAAACTTCTCTTGCAGCCAAAATAAGTGTACCCTTTCATggaaaaaaagggtaaaaatgattcaattattattgttttcttgtATGTGGATGACCTTTTAATGATAGGAGGAGATATAAAGTTAATTgttgaatttaaacaaaatatgaaaagagagtctaatatgtcaaatttagaggaaatgaaacattttctttgtttagaaATAGATCAAAATTCTAGTGGCATATTCATCTCTCAAAAGAAATATGCTATGGATTTACTAAAAGggtttcaaatagaaaattgcAAATCAATATCTATTCCTTTGGTTATGAACTACAAGCTTAGGAAGGATGATGTTGAGGAAAAGGTGGAAGCTTCTCATTATAGAAGCCTCATTAGCAGTTTGCTGCATTTATCTTTAAGCAGACCTAACATCATTTTTCCAACTTCTCTCCTATCCAGGTTCATGCAATCACCAAGCAAAAATCATTTGTGTGCTACTAAAAGAATACTTAGGTACGTAAAAGGAACTATGTAGTGTAGCTTatgattttcaaaacaaaataatggcAAATTACTAGGCTACTCAGATAGTGATTGGGCAGGGAgcttagatgattttaaaagcATATCAAGGTATTGTTTCTCTCTTGGTTGTGTAGTGTTCAGTTGGAACTCAAAGAAACAAAAGGTGGTTGCACAATTTTTTGTTGAGGTAGAATACATTACTATTGCAAGTGCAGCAAACTAAGCCATATGGTTGTGAAAACTCCAAtctaatttgaatcaagttgaACTAGAGAGTGTGACTATTTATGTGGATAACAAGGCTACAATTGCCATCACTAAAAATCTTGTTCATCATGGAAGAACTAAACATATCAATGCAAAATTTCATGCCATCTGTGAAGCAGAAAAGATGTGAAAAATTAGTTTAGTACACTATAGTTCTAAAGATCAATTGGTTGACATCATGACAAAGGCTATTGCTAAGCCTCAATTTGAATCCTTAGGGTTAAGACTTGGAGTTATCGAAAAAACCTCAAAGGAGGAGTGTTAGTGACTTGAGGTTATTTGTGTCCTTTTATTTAATCCAAGTTAGCACAACTATTTTGGTTAgttgatattttgtttaaaatagtTGATGATTCACATTTTATGGtactttttgttaatataagtATGGTCAACCTTAACTCTTGATATGTAATCTTATACTTTGATGTATATAAGTGACTTTGTATGGGATGAAAATAGAACTCAGATTATTCATCCAAATATATACGTAACTCTTTTTTCACTTAGCTCTCTGTTTTCTCTAGAAAAAAGCAAccttaaaaatatgttttacaTCCTCTTTTCATTTGGAAATTGTTAATCTTTTAGTCTAGCTAATTTTTCCAGGTTCTACAACACTAACCTGAGCACCATCGACTGCACAATGATCTCCAATGTCAAAAAGGTGCATGATTAAAATGAAGAGGATGGATTCGAAGACCATTTTGCAAGTGTTCTGGAACATGAAGCCCATAATGATGACAATAACAAGCCTTTGGGTTTCTCCCATTGAGACTGAATCCAACTCGAGATTGAGTCAAGTGTGCCATATCATTTTTTAAGCCATCAGCTCAACGATCAAAGGACAAATTAATTGAATGTAGTGATTTTACAAGAAGCATCTTGCAGTAGGAGAACAAAGCAGGTGTTACAAAATTGCACTAGTCGTCATTGATTTTATCTTGATGATCAAAGCCATTGGTTTTGGGATTTGAATGGACAATGATTGGCGCAAAGGTGAATTCCATGAATCCCTCGTCATCGTTGTCTTCTGTCGTTGTCATAGCTTGTCTTAGGTCTAGCGAGCTCATAGACTTTAAATCTCAGAGtactttttaagtttttataaagGGTAGAGAAATAATGCGTAGATTAATTATGCACACATGGCGTATTTTAGTTGATCTTGTTGGGAAGGAGATGaattatagtaattatataattaatttttaataataaatatcattttgcaAATGCTATCCAACAAGGCAAGATGATGGAGCCTTAGGTGGAACCATCTATGCTTCCACGTAGGCACAAATTTctacataattatattaatttctccATAATTATATTaccataattatattaattttctaaataaatatttatataagtatttttgCTCCATAGAAAGCACCTTTGTGATAATATCAAACAGATGTGTTAAAGGTTGTAACCAAGCCAAATtgagtattattaaatttaagctCATTTCGAttagatttatataaaactcaaatttaaaatagaaactATTAGctaacattataaatttaaaatatataaatttatcaattatccaTTATATTTATGGCGTAATATTTAGTGGATTTTAGATGTTAAaggtatattaatattatactcGTGTCAAACTACAAATTTATTAAGCAAAGCAACAGTAagcttgagtttaactcaaCAATAATTGATTCAAACCCAATTAAAGTTATTTATAATAGTAGTTGTGCCATgttcaatttgattaataatgaaCTCTTCTTAAATTATTGTAGTTTTATTCAAGgattgttatattgttttttgAGTTCCTctagtatataatatatgttatatatcaCGGTTCAAGGTGCAATAATGATGATATGGTTAACAGTGTGAGAAAAGCATAAGAGGTTGTTGGTTTTATGATAAGATCAAGAGTGGAGAGTTGCTCAAAGAGTAAGAAGTGTAGGAGTGGACTCATATACAAGATTGAAGAATGGACTAAGTTATCCCCTTATACAAATTAGTTGAGAGTTTGATATTTCTTCTTAATAAATCTAAGACAGATTGAAACCAAAGAccttaaacatatttaaaaaaaaaaaaagtgtttggAAATCTAAACCCCAAGGGTAGGTGCATTTGAGATGGATATTGCATAagcaatttcaaattctttagaagaaaatatatatatatataaaaaaaaagggaggATGCTTGTGCAAAAGAGTGAAGATTTTAGAGCACGGGTAGAAAATAAATAGTCGTTTCTTCACCTGATAATCTTCTTCATTTATAGTAAAACATTTTTACAACCACTACGGTGGGTTTTCCAGATTTGGATCTTCCTccctctcttcttttcttcttcaatgatCCTAATGCCCACCTACTTTTGTATCTTTCACTTGTGTTGGCTGACAATCATAAAGTCAAATGAATTTATTCTGGTTGTCCCTTTGCCTGGCTTTTACGGCTTCAATTCATATATAGTTATTCAATcaagacacacacacacacacacacacacacacacacatatatgtatacacacgCACGCACAAACACGAAAGTAGTTGAAAAGTGAATTCATCCAcgtgaataatatatttagacTGGACGTCctgttattactatttttattgtttatcagTACAACTTTGTTGGTGCCTTGGTGGTCTGGTTTCATATGTAGAAGAAGAGCATTCACGTACtcatcttttaatattattattgtcgCCAAGAACGGgaaggaaaaggaaagaaatattgAACTAGATAGTATACAAACAcatattcttattaaaataagGAGCTTCACACTACATATTATAGTAATGCAAGTAGATTTTGGATCtaacacaattatcaattaaaattacacaACCTGCAAGATAGAACATATAGTTCCTATAATAGTAAGAAACAAGAGTATTATCGCTGCGACAGTTGCTGTGCTTCTCCATGGATTGCTGAAATATACTCTTTTCAAAGTTGTCTTGGCTCTATTCCAGGGATTGTTGTAGTGTTCTTTGAGCTGCTCGCTTAAGTTATGGTAAGAAGATTTGCTTTTAGGTATATGTTGATTAAGTTTGTTAAACATAGTTGCCACTGAAGCATCGTCCCCCATATGATTGGAAATAATTCCACTTCCAATGAGCAATTCCACATCCGTTTCATCATTAATAAGGTAATCCATCAGTTCAACATAATTGCAAACCTGAGCATTCTCCCGGTAAAGGCACTGCTCCAAAGCCATAATGTTTCTAAGCAGACATTCAGTAGAGTCAAATACATCTAGCCGTGGTATCTGCAATTCATtagcttcaaattttatatcaagtACGCTCTGTCCTGTTTCAATTTCAATACACTTAAACTTTAACCCTGACTCATGTAGCTTTACTGCACAAGGTAAATCAGAAACCCAGTTTTTATCTGACACTGACGAGTAGCCTTCGAGTAGACTAATTCTTCTCCAATCTGTGAAATGTTTAACCTTATCAACGGTTGAAGTACTCAATCGAACACCCATAAATTTGCCAAAGAAATTAACACAAAGGTCCATGAAGGGAGGTAGGGAGGTGTCAACGGAAGCCAACTTGTATATTTTCTTGAGGACAAAATACGGAagttgattttcaaataattgcaaGTCAGTCCATAAAGTATTGACTGCTGCTGGTgtatctaataataatatatcacttgCATCATCTAAGCTCACTCGTAAGAAGATctctaaaatgaaaatagaatcATATAAAATCATCGTAACAAACTCATGACTCTCAAGTGAAAATGCTTCTGCGTAACAAtcacaaattcttttttcattgtcCTCGATAAAACTTagaattttatctattttcttttttttctctgtttgtATTTGTCGAAAAAAGCTTTTCacatacttttttttcttttccatgtg belongs to Mangifera indica cultivar Alphonso chromosome 2, CATAS_Mindica_2.1, whole genome shotgun sequence and includes:
- the LOC123203202 gene encoding UPF0481 protein At3g47200-like isoform X3, with the protein product MNKEMSAALTQEDSVKESPTDTDESLESESDPGLRGGITENVVLPPPLPSPPPRPRSRPRSWPRSPSLPRSWPQSPPPLPPGSSSPPRSRPPPPPPLHSKYARDFENPPLSQFPKRNQVVYTQTRDNNRIRGVITENAAPPIKPVPRPCNYSAFARDFENPPLSQYPRRNEGVYARTCDNSRGVITENAAPPIKPVPRPCNYSAFARDFENPPLSQYPGRNEGVYARTCDNNRGLITENAAPPIKPVPRPCNYSAHARDIENPPLPQYPRHNEGVFTRTCDNNRNMEMTAAYKQDLVKELLNDTDESLKLECIRGQCSIYRVPKKIRSVNEQVYTPEVISVGPLHHDKKELSHMEKKKKYVKSFFRQIQTEKKKKIDKILSFIEDNEKRICDCYAEAFSLESHEFVTMILYDSIFILEIFLRVSLDDASDILLLDTPAAVNTLWTDLQLFENQLPYFVLKKIYKLASVDTSLPPFMDLCVNFFGKFMGVRLSTSTVDKVKHFTDWRRISLLEGYSSVSDKNWVSDLPCAVKLHESGLKFKCIEIETGQSVLDIKFEANELQIPRLDVFDSTECLLRNIMALEQCLYRENAQVCNYVELMDYLINDETDVELLIGSGIISNHMGDDASVATMFNKLNQHIPKSKSSYHNLSEQLKEHYNNPWNRAKTTLKRVYFSNPWRSTATVAAIILLFLTIIGTICSILQVV
- the LOC123203202 gene encoding UPF0481 protein At3g47200-like isoform X5 translates to MWQGGITENVVLPPPLPSPPPRPRSRPRSWPRSPSLPRSWPQSPPPLPPGSSSPPRSRPPPPPPLHSKYARDFENPPLSQFPKRNQVVYTQTRDNNRIRGVITENAAPPIKPVPRPCNYSAFARDFENPPLSQYPRRNEGVYARTCDNSRGVITENAAPPIKPVPRPCNYSAFARDFENPPLSQYPGRNEGVYARTCDNNRGLITENAAPPIKPVPRPCNYSAHARDIENPPLPQYPRHNEGVFTRTCDNNRNMEMTAAYKQDLVKELLNDTDESLKLECIRGQCSIYRVPKKIRSVNEQVYTPEVISVGPLHHDKKELSHMEKKKKYVKSFFRQIQTEKKKKIDKILSFIEDNEKRICDCYAEAFSLESHEFVTMILYDSIFILEIFLRVSLDDASDILLLDTPAAVNTLWTDLQLFENQLPYFVLKKIYKLASVDTSLPPFMDLCVNFFGKFMGVRLSTSTVDKVKHFTDWRRISLLEGYSSVSDKNWVSDLPCAVKLHESGLKFKCIEIETGQSVLDIKFEANELQIPRLDVFDSTECLLRNIMALEQCLYRENAQVCNYVELMDYLINDETDVELLIGSGIISNHMGDDASVATMFNKLNQHIPKSKSSYHNLSEQLKEHYNNPWNRAKTTLKRVYFSNPWRSTATVAAIILLFLTIIGTICSILQVV
- the LOC123203202 gene encoding UPF0481 protein At3g47200-like isoform X4; amino-acid sequence: MLKLIKKQNLSKFSSEGDYQLIVIDYCYRQTFDFKTMNKEMSAALTQEDSVKESPTDTDESLESESDPGLRGGITENVVLPPPLPSPPPRPRSRPRSWPRSPSLPRSWPQSPPPLPPGSSSPPRSRPPPPPPLHSKYARDFENPPLSQFPKRNQVVYTQTRDNNRIRGVITENAAPPIKPVPRPCNYSAFARDFENPPLSQYPRRNEGVYARTCDNSRGVITENAAPPIKPVPRPCNYSAHARDIENPPLPQYPRHNEGVFTRTCDNNRNMEMTAAYKQDLVKELLNDTDESLKLECIRGQCSIYRVPKKIRSVNEQVYTPEVISVGPLHHDKKELSHMEKKKKYVKSFFRQIQTEKKKKIDKILSFIEDNEKRICDCYAEAFSLESHEFVTMILYDSIFILEIFLRVSLDDASDILLLDTPAAVNTLWTDLQLFENQLPYFVLKKIYKLASVDTSLPPFMDLCVNFFGKFMGVRLSTSTVDKVKHFTDWRRISLLEGYSSVSDKNWVSDLPCAVKLHESGLKFKCIEIETGQSVLDIKFEANELQIPRLDVFDSTECLLRNIMALEQCLYRENAQVCNYVELMDYLINDETDVELLIGSGIISNHMGDDASVATMFNKLNQHIPKSKSSYHNLSEQLKEHYNNPWNRAKTTLKRVYFSNPWRSTATVAAIILLFLTIIGTICSILQVV